The following are from one region of the Aspergillus chevalieri M1 DNA, chromosome 1, nearly complete sequence genome:
- a CDS encoding uncharacterized protein (COG:K,L;~EggNog:ENOG410QDFW;~InterPro:IPR001841,IPR027417,IPR000330,IPR038718, IPR001650,IPR014001,IPR013083;~PFAM:PF13923,PF00176,PF13920,PF00097,PF13445, PF00271,PF04851;~go_function: GO:0005524 - ATP binding [Evidence IEA]) — MADPSNDASIEDIMEDLQLHEVILQSLDEQRPDAVEERQEILDTIKSLQSQLARRRGEPSPKPSPNNNSATPAPPASAMLSAAQLDGAYDVSPFDDSAPPPPRWGRDQSPSFTPAQRSHDLSIRKRRYTDESSDGMRPRNKRIQSDAYLPPTSSQLDQSTQDDSDEYDGADDLRQLLGLDDEDTMLAFQDEQRKAEQWLKERKEQERRDEEYARMLHDGLFERPRERTQEQLRELPRPASAQSSTCTYYSGSSLPFPASPAPTPAPAQAQAPTLPAIDLTRLFHPAHESSSAFLRSVSDHQPRHLMSSFNSNKAPPTNPQLPSLKQENDDSDIQEITPSDFWACPRGSSFARNEPPGMWTPSMGLSPMPPYKQMSQAYNSVYQPAPGPSAFEAGSGPGPMYGPNVLQNTMARLNAGRQLLDQAGRSVYGGFPGTPFKTEDAISRTLDYGFNNPTFDSLGFNDLYGDGADPKKTAEEIKQLLENIRPDMELSKQNREGTPEALKVTLLEHQKLGLAWMKSMEDSETRGGILADDMGLGKTIQALALMVSRQSSNPECKSNLVIAPVALMQQWKREIERLLRPGRHQLSVFVLHGEKRSTSFRDLKEYDVVLTTFGTLASEYKRKEHYEQLHKQSGSNEPLPTAIVNQLPCLGPKSKWHRVIIDEAQCIKNRNTKAALAACQLDSTHRWCMSGTPMMNNVEELHSLLRFLRIRPYSNLERFNREFTRPLIKGPESARNKAMRQLQVLLKAVLLRRTKYSKIDGKPILQLPPRVSEKVYGIFSEDERELYTSLETQTQVTFNKYLKAGTVGRNYSSILVLLLRLRQACCHPHLMSDFSVNVETNANTNEVDLVANAKAFPSEVVIRLKDNQELECPICIDAVDNPIIFFPCGHSTCAECFSRISDPSQAVRHGVDGSIEVKCPNCRGKVDTKKITDHVTFNKVHFPDVSDETEEVAPEKSVAEEDPDETDSESESDGEDLSKFIVKDNGFGYSDKDKGKGKGRKTKKPKKTLAELKKEGMRNQKAKRKYLRRLEKNWVSSAKIDKTMEILQAIEDRQEGEKTIIFSQFTSLLDLLEVPIARRGWNYRRYDGSMRPPDRNAAVLDFTDQPDCKIMLVSLKAGNSGLNLVAASQVIVFDPFWNPYIEEQAIDRAHRIGQQREVQVHRILVEKTVEDRILELQDKKRELIEGALDENASKNVSRLGTRELGYLFGVNT, encoded by the exons ATGGCTGACCCCTCCAATGATGCGTCCATTGAGGACATCATGGAGGATCTTCAACTTCACGAAGTCATCCTGCAGAGCCTTGACGAACAGCGCCCGGACGCCGTCGAAGAACGACAAGAGATCCTCGACACCATTAAATCCTTGCAATCGCAACTGGCCCGACGTCGCGGTGAACCATCGCCAAAACCGAGCCCGAACAATAACTCAGCAACGCCAGCTCCTCCTGCCTCCGCGATGCTATCAGCAGCACAACTTGACGGCGCCTACGACGTGAGCCCGTTCGACGACTCCGCGCCACCGCCGCCTCGATGGGGCCGGGACCAGTCCCCCAGCTTCACTCCAGCGCAACGATCCCACGATCTTTCTATTCGGAAGCGTCGATACACGGATGAATCCTCAGACGGCATGCGACCGCGCAACAAGCGAATTCAAAGCGACGCATACCTCCCTCCTACATCGAGTCAGCTTGACCAGTCCACGCAGGACGACAGCGACGAGTACGATGGCGCAGACGACTTACGACAGCTACTGGGTCTGGATGACGAGGATACAATGCTTGCATTTCAAGATGAGCAGAGGAAGGCAGAACAATGGTTGAAGGAGCGGAAGGAGCAGGAACGGCGGGATGAAGAGTATGCGCGGATGCTTCACGATGGTCTGTTTGAGCGCCCGCGGGAACGAACACAAGAACAGCTGCGAGAGCTACCACGGCCTGCGTCTGCTCAGAGCTCGACATGCACGTACTACTCCGGTTCTTCGCTTCCATTTCCTGCGTCCCCCGCTCCGACTCCAGCTCCAGCCCAGGCTCAGGCCCCGACTCTGCCGGCGATTGACCTGACTCGACTCTTCCATCCCGCACATGAATCGTCATCGGCGTTTCTGCGCAGTGTCTCCGATCATCAACCCAGACATTTAATGTCTAGTTTCAATTCAAATAAGGCCCCGCCAACCAATCCCCAACTTCCGTCACTCAAGCAGGAGAATGATGACAGTGACATCCAGGAAATAACCCCAAGTGATTTCTGGGCTTGTCCTCGAGGCTCCTCGTTTGCACGAAATGAGCCACCGGGAATGTGGACTCCTAGCATGGGACTCTCGCCGATGCCTCCATACAAACAGATGAGCCAAGCCTACAACTCTGTCTATCAACCGGCGCCTGGTCCAAGTGCTTTTGAGGCAGGATCTGGTCCTGGCCCAATGTATGGCCCCAATGTCTTGCAGAATACCATGGCAAGGCTCAATGCAGGACGTCAGTTACTAGATCAAGCGGGGAGGTCTGTGTATGGTGGATTCCCGGGCACTCCTTTCAAGACTGAAGATGCAATCTCCCGTACCCTGGACTACGGGTTTAACAACCCAACTTTTGATTCTCTTGGCTTCAATGACCTTTATGGAGACGGTGCAGACCCGAAGAAGACCGCGGAAGAGATCAAACAGCTGCTTGAAAATATCAGACCTGATATGGAGTTATCTAAGCAGAATCGCGAGGGTACTCCGGAGGCCCTCAAGGTGACGCTATTGGAGCACCAAAAGCTGGGATTGGCCtggatgaagtcgatggaaGACAGCGAAACGAGAGGCGGAATCCTGGCCGACGACATGGGTCTCGGGAAGACCATCCAAGCGCTGGCCCTTATGGTCTCACGCCAATCGAGCAACCCTGAGTGCAAGTCGAACTTGGTCATCGCTCCCGTTGCTTTGATGCAGCAATGGAAACGGGAAATCGAGCGACTGCTACGACCCGGGCGGCATCAGTTGTCCGTCTTTGTTCTACACGGTGAAAAACGATCAACGAGTTTCAGAGACCTGAAAGAATACGACGTGGTCCTCACCACTTTCGGAACGCTGGCGTCGGAGTATAAACGCAAGGAACACTATGAGCAGCTACACAAGCAGTCTGGATCAAACGAGCCTTTGCCAACAGCCATTGTCAACCAACTGCCGTGCCTAGGTCCTAAAAGTAAGTGGCATCGGGTCATCATTGACGAGGCCCAGTGCATCAAGAACCGAAACACCAAGGCTGCGCTGGCTGCTTGCCAGCTGGATTCCACGCATCGGTGGTGTATGAGTGGTACGCCGATGATGAACAACGTGGAGGAGTTGCATTCGCTGCTGAGGTTCCTACGCATTCGCCCTTACTCCAACCTGGAACGATTCAACCGT GAATTCACGAGGCCGCTCATAAAGGGCCCAGAGTCGGCGCGAAACAAGGCCATGAGACAGCTTCAAGTCCTGCTCAAGGCAGTCCTTCTGCGACGAACCAAGTACTCCAAGATTGACGGAAAGCCTATTCTGCAGCTACCCCCGCGAGTTTCAGAAAAGGTGTATGGGATTTTCAGCGAGGACGAACGAGAACTGTACACTTCTCTGGAGACTCAAACGCAAGTCACCTTCAACAAATACCTGAAGGCCGGCACGGTTGGACGGAATTACTCCAGCATTCTTGTCCTGTTGTTGCGACTTCGCCAAGCCTGCTGCCATCCGCATCTGATGTCGGATTTCAGCGTCAACGTCGAGACAAATGCAAACACGAACGAAGTTGATCTGGTCGCGAATGCCAAAGCGTTCCCCAGTGAGGTTGTGATTCGTTTGAAGGATAACCAGGAGCTTGAGTGTCCGATTTGTATCGATGCTGTTGATAATCCTATCATTTTCTTCCCTTGTGGACACAGTACCTGTGCGGAGTGCTTTTCGAGGATCTCGGATCCATCTCAGGCTGTGCGACACGGTGTTGATGGGTCTATCGAGGTGAAATGTCCGAACTGCCGTGGCAAAGTCGATACCAAGAAGATCACCGATCACGTTACGTTCAACAAAGTCCACTTCCCGGATGTCTCTGATGAGACTGAGGAGGTTGCACCTGAGAAGTCCGTTGCGGAGGAAGACCCCGATGAGACCGATAGCGAGAGCGAGAGCGATGGCGAGGATCTTTCCAAGTTTATCGTCAAGGACAACGGCTTTGGCTACTCTGACAAGGACAAGGGCAAAGGCAAGGGGAGGAAGACCAAGAAACCCAAGAAGACCCTCGCCGAGCTGAAGAAGGAAGGTATGCGCAACCAGAAGGCCAAGCGCAAGTACCTCCGCCGCCTCGAAAAGAACTGGGTTTCTAGCGCTAAAATCGACAAAACCATGGAAATCCTGCAGGCAATTGAGGACCGCCAAGAAGGCGAGAAGACAATCATCTTTTCTCAGTTCACCTCCCTTCTGGATCTGCTCGAAGTCCCCATTGCCCGACGTGGCTGGAACTACCGCCGCTACGACGGCAGCATGCGACCCCCGGACCGCAATGCCGCCGTCCTCGACTTCACCGACCAACCGGACTGCAAGATCATGCTTGTGTCGCTGAAAGCCGGAAACTCGGGCCTGAACCTCGTTGCCGCCTCGCAGGTCATCGTCTTCGATCCCTTCTGGAACCCGTATATTGAGGAGCAGGCGATTGATCGCGCGCATCGCATTGGACAACAGCGCGAGGTACAAGTCCATCGGATTTTGGTTGAGAAGACTGTTGAAGACCGAATCTTGGAATTGCAGGATAAGAAGCGTGAGCTGATCGAGGGTGCGCTGGATGAGAATGCGTCAAAAAATGTGTCGAGGCTGGGGACTAGGGAGTTGGGATATTTATTC GGTGTCAACACTTGA